In Longimicrobium sp., the genomic stretch GTTCGATCTTCCGCATCGAGGTTCCGCGCGTGGACTGAGTTCGATGGTCTCACGCAGAGTCAGCAGGGTCAGCAGAGAACTGCAGCTGTTTCTCTGCTGTCCCTGCTGACTCTGCGTGAGGCAAATCTGTCTCCCTATACGCACCCACAGGTGCCTGCTTGCGGGGGAATCATCATCTCCCTACGTCTGTCTCTCGACGCTGGAGATGGGAACCGCGGGGAGAAACGGGAGAGGGATGATGGAGAAGCGGAAGCTGGGAACGCAGGGGCTGGAGGTGAGCGCCGAGGGGCTGGGGTGCATGGGGATGAGCGAGTTCTATGGCCCGGGCGACGAGGCGGAGAGCATCGCCACCATCCACCGGGCTCTCGATCTCGGGGTGAACTTCCTGGACACGGCCGACATGTACGGGCCGTTCAAGAACGAGGAGCTGGTCGGGCGCGCCATCCGCGGGCGGCGGGGCGAGGTGGTGCTGGCCACCAAGTTCGGCATCGTCCGCGACGCGAACGATCCGTCGATCCGCGGGATCAGCGGGCGGCCGGACTACGTGCGCAAAGCGGCGGACGGATCGCTGCGGCGGCTCGGCGTGGACCACGTCGACCTCTACTATCAGCATCGCGTGGACCCGGAGGTGCCGATCGAGGACACGGTCGGGGCGATGAGCCGCCTGGTGGAGGAGGGGAAGGTGCGCTTCCTGGGCCTCAGCGAGGCGGGCGCGGAGACCATCCGCCGCGCGCACGCGACGCACCCCATCACCGCGCTGCAGAGCGAGTACTCGCTGTGGAGCCGCGACATCGAGGACGACATCATCCCCGCCATCCGCGAGCTGGGGATCGGCCTCGTGGCCTACAGCCCGCTGGGACGGGGATTCCTCACCGGGCGCTTCGCCAGCGTAGACGACCTTGCGCCGGACGACTTCCGCCGCCACTCGCCGCGCTTCCAGGGCGAGAACTTCGCGAAGAACCTGGAGCTGGTCCGCCACATCGAGCAGCTGGCCGCGGCGAAGGGGTGCACGCCGTCGCAGCTGGCGCTCGCGTGGGTGATGGCGCGGGGCGAGGACATCGTCCCCATCCCCGGCACCAAGCGGCGGACATACCTGGAGGAGAACGTGGCCGCGGTGGAAGTGGAGCTTACCGCGGACGACATGGCGCGGATCGAGGAGATCGCGCCGCAGGGGGTGGCCGCCGGCACGCGCTATCCCGCCGCGGCGATGGCTTCCATCGGCCGGTGAGAAAGAGGACGACCGTCACGTCTCGCATCAGTTGACAGGCCCGGCGGACGGCGGTAGCTTCGATTCAGGAAACGTCTGATTCAGTTACGGAGACGCGGTGGACGCGTCCCGCCGAAGCGGACGATGGAGACGGAGAAGACAAGGCCTTGCCCGGCAGAGCGCCCGGGCAAGGCCTTTCTGCGTTCCCGAACGGCGGACGCGCCATCGGGATACGCGGTCGGCGAGGGACCAAGACAGGGCGACGAAGCGCCCCGGGCCGGCACAGCGACCGGCCGGGGCCTTCGCCGCGTCCGGGGAGGGGAGGGCCCGACCAGCCAGGCACGCCGCAACCCCGCGGCGCGCGGCCCACCGTCCAGGAGTCCCGATCATGGCCAACTGCAACACCCAGACGCCTCCCGACCCCAACCGCCGGGAGAACGCCCGCAACAAGCGCATCCAGGCGGCCGACATCGCCTACAACCGCGCGCACCCCTGCCACCAGAACAACTGCGAGGAGAACGACTACCCCTACGTCGCCAACTACTCCAAGGGACTGCAGCACGACTCGCTGGGCGACGTGATCCCCGCGTCGTACCAGTCGATGATCTACGCGCTGCAGACCCGCAACCCGGTGGACTTCGAGAACATCCAGCTGGGCCCCGGCGGGAAGAAGCTCACCAACCCGCAGGCCGGGCTCGCCTTCGACCTGCAGGGCGCCGACCCGCAGGCGGTGACCATGCCCCCGGCGCCGCGGATCGACAGCGCCGAGGTGTCGAGCGAGATGGGCGAGCTGTACTGGATGGCGCTCGCGCGCGACGTGCATTTCAACGAGTACAGCTGGAACCCCGTGGTGCAGCAGGCCATCCAGTCGCTGAACACCGAGTTCAGCTACTACCAGCCGCGCTCCGTCTACGGCTCCATCAACTACCAGAACGTGTTCCGCGGCGTGTATCCCGGCGAGGCGGTGGGGCCCTACCTGTCGCAGTTCCTGCTGAAGGGGAACAGCGACCCCGGCAGCCAGCCCGGGCAGGGGCGCTACGACAGCGACGGCTTCATCCGCTACGGCGCGCTGAAGATCGACCAGCGGCGGCAGACGGTGCAGCCCAACATCGACTACCTGACCGACTTCTACTGGTGGCTGCAGGTGCAGGACGGGGCCGACAAGCGCGGGATGGACGTGTTCGACCCCACGCGCAGGTTCATCCGCAACCTGCGCGACCTGGGGAACTTCGTGCACTTCGACAACGTGGCCGACGCGTTCTACAACGCCGCGTGGTACCTGCTGCAGGAGCCCGTGGGCGACCAGCAGACCAGCTCGGCGCGGCCCGACATCGACCGCGAGTTCCCCTTCGACCAGATGAACCCGTACAACGGCTACGTGAAGCAGGCGCCGCTGGTGACCTACGGCGACATCCACGGGCTGCGGCTGGTGTGGGAGACGGTGACGCGGGCGCTGCAGGCGGTGTGGTTCCAGAAGTGGTTCGTGCACCGGCGCCTGCGCCCCGAGGAGCTGGGCGGGCGCATCGACAACCACCTGAGCGGCCGGCGCTACTATCCGCAGATCAACAGCGAGATCCTGAACTCGCTGACGGGCGGGCTGCTGCACTCGTACTTCCCCAGCCGCTGGGGCTCGTACCTGCTGCCGCAGGCCTTCCCCGAGGGGGCGCCCACGCACCCGTCGTACGGCGCGGGGCACGCCACAGCGGCGGGCGCGCTGGCCACGATCCTCAAGGCGTTCTTCAACGAGGATACGCCCATCGAGAACCCGGTGGTGGCCAGCCCCGACGGGCTGTCGCTGATCCCCTACACCGGCGGCGACGCGTGGCAGATGACGGTGGGCGGCGAGCTGAACAAGCTGGCCGGGAACATCGCCATCGGCCGCAACGGGGCCGGGGTGCACTGGAACAGCGACTACCGCCTGTCGCTGCTGCTGGGCGAGGAGATCGCCATCCGCATCCTGCAGGAGCAGAGCATCCTGTACAACGAGGGCGGCGGCTTCATGCTCACCCGCTTCGACGGCCAGTGCATCAAGATCTGGGACGGGCACGTGGACTACTGCGGCGGCGGCTCCGTCGAGCCCAACACCACCGCGCCGTACGGCGAGGAGTGCCCCACCACCAGCGTGGCCGGCGAGGAGACCACCTGCGTGAACTGCAGCGAGGAGAGCTCGTACGACTTCGCCGGCGAGGAGACGACGTACGACTTCGTCGGCGAGGAGACCACGTACGACTACTCCGGCGAGGAGAGCTCGAACCCGTACGACCCGGCGCCCGCCTCGACCGACCAGCCGCGCCAGCTCCCGGAGAACTGAGACCGGTCTCGACCATACCCGGAGGGTCTCCGCCGCCGCGCGCGGCGGAGGCCCTCCTCCCGAACCTCCACGCGCGGAAGGCGCCCGCGGGAGGCGGGCGTCCTTCGCCCGAACCCCGATACCGACGTGGACTCCCTGACCCCTCCGCGGGAATCGCCCCCCGGCCCGCTGCTGATCGCCGGCGGCGAGATCGACTACAGCCTGCACTCGCTCCGCCGGCAGGCGCTGACGCGCGGCTTCGAGCATATCGTGCTCTTCTCCGGCGCCTCCGGCCAGCCGACGCTGAGCTGGGACATGGAGCGCGACCGGCTGGAGCTGGACGGCCGCGAGATCCGCCCCGGCGCGTGCTTCATCCGCAACGACGTGTTCTCCTACATGGCCGACAAGCGCGAGGAGACGGCGCGCCGCGCGCAGGCGTGGTACGCCGCCATCGCCGGCTGGCTGATGGTGCATCCCGAGGTGCGCATCCTCAACCGCCGCTTCGGCAGCAACAACAACAAGCCCTACCAGCTCCACCTCGCGCGTCTCGCCGGGCTCGACGTGCCCACGACACGCATCACCAACGACCTGGACGCGGTGGAGCGCTGGGCGGGTGAGCGCTTGCTCGTCGCCAAGCCCGTGCAGGGCGGCTCGCACTGCCGGGAGATCGAGGAGATGGTGGAGGTCGCGCGCGACGAGCCCGCGGGGCCGTTCATCGTGCAGAACCGCCTGGTGCAGCCGGAGATCCGCCTGTACCGGATCGGCGGGCGGTTCGTCGCCTTCGAGATGCGCTCGGAGGTGCTGGACTACCGCACCACCGCGGCCACGCAGGTCATCCCCCGGCCGCTGTCCGAGGTCCCGCGCGAGCTGTGCGACGGACTGGCGCGGGTGATGGACGCGCTGGCGATGGACTTCGGCGCGGCGGACTTCAAGACGGACCCGGAGACGGGGCGGTTCGTGTTCCTGGAGATCAACTCGTCGCCGATGTTCTACGGCTTCGACCTGAGCTCGCGCGGCGCGGTGAGCGACGCCATCCTCGACGCGCTGACCGGCGGCCCCGCGCCGCGCGAGCCCGCGCGCGAGCCCGCCGCATACGCCGCCGCGGACGAGCTCGCCGTCGCGCCCGTCTAGCGCGCTCGTCGCCGCATCGAACCACGGCCCCGCGCCTCCGGCAGGCGCGGGGCCGTTCCGCATTCCGGACTCGGATCGATCCTCGGCGACGACAGTGCGGACGGAGCGATTGAACGTCACCCTCCCGCAACTCGCCTTCACGCATTATCGATTCATCCCAGCAACGTACCCTTCGGGCCTTCACGCATGGACATTCTGTAATCTCGGCGCGCTGCTGCTCCGATCACTTCGGGCGATTCTCATCTCCAGCGGCGGCATCCGACCGCCGCCCCGGCAGGCACGCGGACCGCGGGGAGCCGCCGGCCTGCATCTCCTACCATCCCCGCCGCGGGAGGCGATCATGCGCAAGCTGGCACTGAACCCGAACGAGCTGGTCGTGCAATCGTTCCCCACCCTGGAGGCCGAGTCGAAGCGGGGAACGGTGCACGGGATGGACGTGACCAACCAGGACACCTGCAACGGCCCCGGCACCACCTGCGCTCCCGGGTGCACGCGGGTGGACACCTGCGTGAGCTGCCCGAACACGTGCGTCAACACGTGCGCGAGCTGTCCGGTCAGCTGCAACCCCGCCGACTGCCCCAGCTCCGACGGCCGCTGCTGAGCGGAGGTTGGCTGAGGGTGTCGCGAGCAGCGGCCCGGCATCCCGCCGGGCCGCTGCGATTTGTCCGATTCAACTCGACCGTTTCCGTGGGTTGAGTTCCGTCTCTGGTAAGTTGATCGTCACTCGAACGTGGAGGAGACGATGAGACGAGCACCCGACCCGATCCGCAGGGCTATCCGCTGGGGACTCGACGTTACGCTGCTGACCTCGTCGCTCGAGCATCCTCCCGCGGAGCGCCTGGTCCGAGCAGTAAACAACGCGGCTTCCGTACAGATCATCCGGAGGGCGCCTCCAATCGACCTCCTGGGAATCATCGAAGCGCTGGCGAACGACGGCGTGCGGGTCGTTCTGGTCGGCGGATTGGCCGCGTCGGTGCACGGCTCGGCCCACGTCACCTGGGATCTCGATCTTTGCTACGACTCCGCGCCCGAGAACGTCGAGCGCATGGTGCGGGTGCTGGAGCGGTGGAATCCTGTGCCGCGTGAAAACCCGGACGCGGATACCTGGCGGCTGGACGCGGCTTCGCTCGCAAGCGCACCGGTCACGAGGCTGCGCACGACGATAGGCGAAGTCGACCTGTTCCGTGAGATGATCGGCGTGGGCGACTACGCGGCGTGCCGAGCGAAGGCGGAGCGGGTCTGCCTCGAGGAGTTCGAAGTATGGGTCCTTTACCTCAACGCCCTGATCTCCGCGAAACGCCTCTCTCCCCGGTGCCCCGAGCGCGGTCCTCTGTTCTCGCTGAAAGCGTTGCGTGCGTTGAAGGAACGGGAGCGCGCCACCGCAACGGCTGAAGGGCCGACCCTCGCGGACCGGCCCTTCGCATCTCCATCTGCCGATGTGATCGCCTACCGCACCAGCCCGCCGTCCATCACGTCGATCTGGGCGGTGGAGGCGGGGCGCTCGCGCTGGAGGCGGGCGGCCACCGTCTCGGCCTGGCGCATCACGCGCAGGATGTTCTCGCCCAGGACCTTGCGCACGTCGGCGTCGCTGTAGCCGCGGCGCAGCAGCTCGGCGGTGAGGTAGGGGAAGCGCGACACGTCCTCCAGCCCCACCGGCAGCGACGTCACCCCGTCGTAGTCCGACCCGTACCCCACGTGGTCGATCCCCGCCACCTTCACGATGTGGTCGATGTGGTCCGCCACGGTGCGGATGGTGCCGCGCGGCATGGGGTTCTGCCGCCGCCAGTCGGCCACGTAGCGCTCGCGCGCAGCGGCGTCACTGGGGTAGAGCTGGTTCGCGCGCGCCTGCACGGCGTAGCTCTCGCGCGTCAGGGAGACCGCGTTGGGCTCCACGAAGCCGGAGTAGAAGTTCACCATCACGATGCCCCCGTTCTCCTTCAGGTGAGCGAGGATCGAGTCCGGCACGTTGCGAGGCACGTCGGTGATGGCCCGCGCGGAGGAGTGCGAGAAGATCACCGGCGCCTGCGAGACGCGGATGGCGTCGCTCATCGTCCCCGGCGACACGTGCGAGAGGTCGACCAGCATCCCCAGCCGGTTCATCTCCCGCACCACCTCCTCGCCGAACCTGGTCAGCCCGCCGTGCTTCGCGCTGTCGGTGGCGGCGTCGGCCCAGTCGATGGTGCTGGTGTGGGTGAGCGTCATGTAGCGCGCGCCCATGCCGTACATCTGCCGCAGCGCGCCCAGCGAGTTCTCGATCGCGTGCCCGCCCTCGATGCCGATCAGCGCGGCGATGTGGTGCTCGCGGTGGATGCGCTCCACGTCGGCGGCCGTCAGCGCCAGCTCCATGTCGGGCGAGCGCTCGGCCATGCGGTGGATCAGGTCGATCTGCTCCAGCGCGACCCGCGCCGGCCCGGGCACGCGCCCGATGGTCTCCACCGGCACGTAGGCCGCCCAGAACACGCCGCCCACGCCGCCGGCCCTGAGCCGCGCGACGTCGGTGTGGTTCCGCGGGAGCGGGCCGTCGGGGTTCATCCGCGCCAGGTCGAGGTAGCCGTTCTGGCGGATCTCCCACGGCAGGTCGTTGTGGCCGTCGACCATGGGCACCTGCTCGTGCAGGCGGCGGGCGCGGGCCAGGAGCGCGGCGGAGTCGGCCTGCGCGTCGAGCGCGGCCGCGGAGGCGAGGGTCAGGGCGGCGGCCACGAGAACGGCGTTGCGCATGGGGTTCGGGTGCTCGAGTGCTGGTGCGGGAGGAGGATCGGCAACTGGCGAGACCGCGGCCGGAAGGAGAGGGGCGAATGAATTCGCCGCGGTTTCAACCGCCCCTTGCACCCCGGCCCGCCGGAGATCTCATCAGGATTGCACCGAAAATAAGGAGCGGGAGCGCGCCGATCAAACGCACTCCCGCACTTTCGCACTCCCGCACCTCTCCGTCTCGATCTCCCTATCGGCTGAGACCGCGGAAGATCCCCACCGATTGCAGCGCGAGGGCACGCGACCGGCCGATCCACTCCACGTTCGCGATCAGCCGCCGGCGCCGCACGAAGCCGTCGAGCGCCACCGGCTGCCGCGAGAACTCGTCGGCCAGCTGCACGGGGACGAGCAGGAGGAAGTCCTCGCGGCGCGGGTCGTCCTGCGCGCCCCACTTGCAGTCGGCCGCCGACACGCGGTTGGTGGCCGAATCGGCGATGGCCGCGATGGGCGCCTCCACGCTGTCGGTGGACTCGATGGCCACCTGCGCGGGCGCCTCGCAGTAGAGCTGCGCCTGCACGATGCGGCCCACCGCGCGGTCGCCCTCCAGCGTCAGCCGCTCGAAGTCGCCCGTGGTCATCGCCTGCTCCACGCGCCCGCCCTGCCGCGGCGTGTGCGTGGTGTCGAGCGGCGGCGGCGCGGGCCGGATGGGCGCCACCGGGCCGCTCGGCTCGTTGCTCCCGCCGCCGCGGAAAACGAGGAACAGCAGCAGCACGGCGCCGGCCCCATAGGCCGCGTAGGCCCAGGGCCTGCGCCACGGGGGCGGGGGCGCGCGCCGGTCGACGCGCCTCCGGTCACTGCCACGCCGGTCCCCGCCCCGCTTCTCTCCGGCCGGAGCCTCGCCCGCTTCCGCCATTCCGTCCCTGTGTGTCTGGTTGGGTGGGTCAGGTACGACTCGGTTACGTGGGTAGATGCACGGACCGGGCTCCGGGGTTGGATCTCATGCCAGCTCCGGATGAAGTATTAGCGTCCCACCGGATCCCGTGCTGCCGCGATGATCGATCCTTCGGCCTGCAAACGCTTGCGCAGACGCCGGTTACGGTCTGGCCGGCCTCAGGATGACGTCAGTTTGGGATCGGTCTGGGCGCAACCACCAGATTCCCGGATTTCGTATCAGGCACGCGGCGGCGCGGGCGGCAGCGTGAGCCGGAAGGTGCTTCCCACGCCCACGGTGGAGCTGACGTCGATGCGCCCGCCCAGCAGCCGCGCCAGCTGCCGCGCGATGGGCAGCCCCAGCCCGGTGCCGTCGATCCCCGACGAGTCGCCGTTCTCGTCGCGCGCCAGCTGCACGAACTCGTCGAAGATGCGCCCCAGGTCCTCGGGCGCGATCCCCGGCCCGCCGTCGGTGACCTCGACCTGTACCCCGCCCTCGCGCGAAGGCTGCACCCGCACCCACACGGGCGACCCCGCGCCGAACTTCATGGCGTTGGAGACCAGGTTCAGCAGCACCTGCCGCACCCGCCGGGGATCCGTGGTCACCACCCCATCGCCTTCCACGCGCAGCTGCAGCTCGCTGTATCGCGCGTCGGCCGCCGGGCGCAGCGTGGCGAAGAGCTCCTCCACCACGCGGCGCAGCTCCACGCGCTCGGGAACGATCTCCATCCGCCCCGCCTCGATGCGGGAGATGTCGAGGACGTCGTCCACCAGCTCGCGCAGGTGCTGCGCGGCGCGCTGCGAGCGCTCGATGGCCAGCTCCTGCTGCTCGTTCAGCGCGCCGTAGACCGAGGCCAGGAGGAGGTCGTTGTACCCCATCACCGCGTTGATGGGGGTGCGCAGCTCGTGGCTCATGGCCGCGTAGAAGCGGTTGCGCGCCGAGAGCGCCAACTGCAGCTCGCGGGTGCGGCGCTCGAGCTGGTGGTTGACCGACATCAGCTGCTCCTGCCCCGCGTGCAGCTCCTCGGTCATCGCCAGCAGCTCTTCGTTCTGCGCCTCCATCTCCTCGTTCTGCAACTGCAGCGCGCGGCCCAGGCGCGAGTTCTCGCCCAGCTCGCGCTCCAACTCGTCGAGCGCGCGCCCCAGCCGCGCCTTTTCCTTGGCCAGCTGCCGCTGGGTGCCGGCCTGCTCGCTGTTGACCGCCGCCAGCTCGTCGTGGATGGCGGTGAAGCGCGGGTCGGACGGGCACTCCACCAGCCAGATCCGCTCGCCGCCCGACTCCTCGTCGCACACGGGGTAGAAGGCGTGCGGGTGCAGCGAGTCGCGCCCTTCCAGGATCAGCTCCCAGAGCGCGGGAGGGTCGCCCTGCGGCTCCGTGGCGCGGCGCAGCAGCTCGGCCAGCTTGAGCGCCGAGGCGGCGTCGAGCGCGTCGGCCAGCCGGCGCCCCGCCAGCGCGCGCGAGAGCTCGCGCTCGAGGCGGCCGTTGCTGGCCATCACCACGCCGTCGGGCGCAAGCTCCAGCACCGCCCCGGGAAACGCCCGGAGCGCCGGATGAAGCTCGGTGCCCGCCAGGTTCTTCATGCCGCGAAGCGCTGTTTGAGTCGTTCGGCCGCCTCGGCCGCGTCCCGCGCGGTCAGGTCGGCGCCCAGCCGTGCCGCCAGCTCCGAATCTTCCGCGAACGCCCGTCCCCCCACCGCGATCACCGGCGCACCCTCGGGAACGGCCTCGCGGATGGCGCGGATGGCCTGCCCCACGCGGGGAACGTTCGGCGCGATGGCCGCCGAGAGCGCCACCACCTGCGGCCGCCGCTCGCGGACCATCCGCACCAGGTCGTCGAGCGGCACCGTGGCCCCCAGGAACACGGTGTCCCACCCGTCCAGCTCCAGGAGGTCGCACACCATCCGCAAGCCCATCTCGTGCCGCTCGCTGTCCGCGCAGGCGGCGACGAGGAGCGGGCCCTCGCCCGCGGCCTCGGCGAACAGCCGGTCGTACAACCGCGCCATGGCCGCCTGCGTGATGGCCGTGGCGAGGTGCTCGTCGGCCACGGTGATGCGGTTCTGCTGCCAGAGCCGCCCGATCTCGCGCAGCGCGGGCTGGAACACCTCCAGGTACAGCGAGCGGATGTCCATCCCGCCGGCCAGCGCCGCCTCGACTACGTCGAAGGCGCGGCGCCGGTTTCCGGCCACCACGGCGTCGAGGTACGCGGCCGGCGCCGCATCACGCGAAAGGCGCTCGCGCGCCGGCTTCGCGCCCTCCGCGGACGGGGCGGAGACCTCCGTGGCGGGGGCGCTCATCCGCGCCACTCCGGCACCGCGCGCGAATCCATCAGCACCTCGAACGCCTCGTGGCGGACGGCGGTTCGCTCCATTATAGCCGCGGGCTCGCGCGAGTGGGAAGCCGCGTGCTCCGGGCTGGACATATAGGCACGGAAGGCGTCGCGGCTTTCCCATGCCGTCAGGAAGGTGTGCGTGGCGCCCCCCGCCTGCGGCCGCATCAGCTGCAGGTACAGGAACCCGGGAAAGCCGTCCACCAGCCGCGAGCGCTCGCGG encodes the following:
- a CDS encoding HAMP domain-containing sensor histidine kinase, whose product is MKNLAGTELHPALRAFPGAVLELAPDGVVMASNGRLERELSRALAGRRLADALDAASALKLAELLRRATEPQGDPPALWELILEGRDSLHPHAFYPVCDEESGGERIWLVECPSDPRFTAIHDELAAVNSEQAGTQRQLAKEKARLGRALDELERELGENSRLGRALQLQNEEMEAQNEELLAMTEELHAGQEQLMSVNHQLERRTRELQLALSARNRFYAAMSHELRTPINAVMGYNDLLLASVYGALNEQQELAIERSQRAAQHLRELVDDVLDISRIEAGRMEIVPERVELRRVVEELFATLRPAADARYSELQLRVEGDGVVTTDPRRVRQVLLNLVSNAMKFGAGSPVWVRVQPSREGGVQVEVTDGGPGIAPEDLGRIFDEFVQLARDENGDSSGIDGTGLGLPIARQLARLLGGRIDVSSTVGVGSTFRLTLPPAPPRA
- a CDS encoding antibiotic biosynthesis monooxygenase, producing MFVFISHLSVPEGDHEALERHFRERSRLVDGFPGFLYLQLMRPQAGGATHTFLTAWESRDAFRAYMSSPEHAASHSREPAAIMERTAVRHEAFEVLMDSRAVPEWRG
- a CDS encoding B12-binding domain-containing protein; the protein is MSAPATEVSAPSAEGAKPARERLSRDAAPAAYLDAVVAGNRRRAFDVVEAALAGGMDIRSLYLEVFQPALREIGRLWQQNRITVADEHLATAITQAAMARLYDRLFAEAAGEGPLLVAACADSERHEMGLRMVCDLLELDGWDTVFLGATVPLDDLVRMVRERRPQVVALSAAIAPNVPRVGQAIRAIREAVPEGAPVIAVGGRAFAEDSELAARLGADLTARDAAEAAERLKQRFAA
- a CDS encoding aldo/keto reductase gives rise to the protein MEKRKLGTQGLEVSAEGLGCMGMSEFYGPGDEAESIATIHRALDLGVNFLDTADMYGPFKNEELVGRAIRGRRGEVVLATKFGIVRDANDPSIRGISGRPDYVRKAADGSLRRLGVDHVDLYYQHRVDPEVPIEDTVGAMSRLVEEGKVRFLGLSEAGAETIRRAHATHPITALQSEYSLWSRDIEDDIIPAIRELGIGLVAYSPLGRGFLTGRFASVDDLAPDDFRRHSPRFQGENFAKNLELVRHIEQLAAAKGCTPSQLALAWVMARGEDIVPIPGTKRRTYLEENVAAVEVELTADDMARIEEIAPQGVAAGTRYPAAAMASIGR
- a CDS encoding dipeptidase, which produces MRNAVLVAAALTLASAAALDAQADSAALLARARRLHEQVPMVDGHNDLPWEIRQNGYLDLARMNPDGPLPRNHTDVARLRAGGVGGVFWAAYVPVETIGRVPGPARVALEQIDLIHRMAERSPDMELALTAADVERIHREHHIAALIGIEGGHAIENSLGALRQMYGMGARYMTLTHTSTIDWADAATDSAKHGGLTRFGEEVVREMNRLGMLVDLSHVSPGTMSDAIRVSQAPVIFSHSSARAITDVPRNVPDSILAHLKENGGIVMVNFYSGFVEPNAVSLTRESYAVQARANQLYPSDAAARERYVADWRRQNPMPRGTIRTVADHIDHIVKVAGIDHVGYGSDYDGVTSLPVGLEDVSRFPYLTAELLRRGYSDADVRKVLGENILRVMRQAETVAARLQRERPASTAQIDVMDGGLVR